The following are encoded together in the Echeneis naucrates chromosome 9, fEcheNa1.1, whole genome shotgun sequence genome:
- the LOC115048432 gene encoding arrestin domain-containing protein 3-like: MISLPSSFKGSHGKIQYLLTAKLCRPMRSNSKVKTKFTLIHKGNPIGDRMLMVHTSTCKCCSASTGLKLGQGTKVVAFIQNKLSRDIKPKYFLYKKISYFAEKKRVETKDILKEVGEAIPPSSSQTVTRIITIPPTTCVSILNCNIIRTQYRLRVYLDVKYATDPQIKFNIVILPALQRGEEEHPPAYPGFAAFYMYGGSSFPQNQTASVPSAPPPSYGTYGMYPPLTGFNGKS; this comes from the exons ATGAT AAGCTTGCCCTCCTCCTTTAAGGGCTCACATGGAAAGATCCAGTACTTACTGACGGCAAAGCTGTGCAGGCCCATGAGATCAAACAGCAAAGTGAAGACAAAATTCACCCTCATCCACAAAGGAAACCCAATCGGTGATCGAATGCTGATGGTACACACATCAACGTGCAAATGCTGTTCAGCTTCGACAGGGCTGAAGTTAGGGC AAGGCACAAAGGTTGTGGCCTTCATTCAGAACAAATTGTCGCGTGACATTAAGCCCAAGTACTTCTTGTATAAGAAGATCAGCTACtttgcagagaagaaaagagttGAAACCAAAGACATCCTGAAGGAGGTGGGTGAAGCCATACCACCTTCTTCAAGCCAGACTGTCACCAGGATCATCACCATCCCTCCCACCACGTGTGTTTCCATCTTAAATTGCAACATCATTCGGACACAGTACAGACTCAGG GTCTATCTGGATGTTAAATACGCTACAGACCCACAGATCAAGTTCAACATTGTTATCTTGCCCGCTTTACAGAGGGGTGAAGAAGAGCATCCACCTGCATATCCTGGATTTGCAGCATTTTACATGTATGGAGGGAGCAGCTTCCCGCAAAACCAAACTGCTTCAGTCCCGTCTGCTCCACCTCCGTCCTATGGCACATATGGGATGTACCCGCCCTTGACTGGTTTTAATGGAAAATCCTAG
- the LOC115048962 gene encoding arrestin domain-containing protein 3-like, with the protein MFGQTFKNFSIDFNFLNERETFSSGDPVTGHFSFQLTKETKVSSIIVCLQGWAEVHWSSGTRKHRRHYHYKLDYFKTKAAIVQESSITGGTTTLRPGVHTYPFSCQLPLGDFPTSFKGINGKIVYMFMVCINRPWHFSKDFKEELKFVNRNVVRQPDLKAPLSGSNKMALCCLWCASAPITMSVRLEKKGFIPGETVTMICDFSNGSTSTATPKVKLQEKHTFSSPSSTSSRKISKCLVSVSGQTIPGNTAEVHREITFTIPDSAIGTISNCRIIDVSYCIEVIISASNFPDLIVLFPIVLCDTPVHSQPY; encoded by the exons ATGTTCGGCCAGACCTTCAAGAACTTCAGCATCGACTTCAACTTTTTGAACGAGAGGGAGACTTTCTCCAGCGGAGACCCGGTGACCGGACACTTCTCCTTCCAGCTGACCAAGGAGACCAAGGTCAGCTCCATCATCGTGTGCCTGCAGGGGTGGGCGGAGGTGCACTGGTCCTCCGGGACAAGGAAGCACCGCAGACACTACCACTACAAGCTGGACTACTTCAAGACGAAGGCGGCCATCGTGCAGGAGAGCAGCA TCACCGGCGGAACAACCACACTCCGGCCCGGCGTACACACCTACCCCTTCAGCTGCCAGCTGCCCCTGGG AGACTTCCCAACATCCTTCAAAGGGATTAATGGGAAAATTGTGTACATGTTCATGGTGTGCATCAACAGACCCTGGCATTTTTCTAAGGACTTTAAGGAAGAGTTAAAATTTGTAAACAGAAATGTGGTCAGACAGCCGGACCTAAAG GCGCCTCTCTCAGGCTCCAACAAAATGGCATTGTGCTGCCTGTGGTGTGCCTCTGCTCCTATCACAATGTCAGTCAGACTGGAGAAGAAAGGCTTTATTCCCG GTGAAACTGTGACAATGATTTGCGACTTTAGTAACGGCTCAACATCAACAGCTACCCCGAAGGTGAAGCTGCAGGAGAAGCACACCTTCTCCTCACCTTCCAGCACATCCTCGAGGAAAATTTCCAAATGCTTGGTATCAGTGAGTGGACAGACCATTCCTGGTAACACCGCTGAAGTGCACAGGGAGATTACGTTCACTATCCCTGACTCTGCGATAGGCACCATCTCTAACTGCAGGATCATTGATGTCTCTTATTGCATTGAG GTGATCATCAGTGCAAGCAATTTCCCTGACCTCATAGTGTTGTTTCCCATCGTCCTGTGTGACACCCCAGTGCACTCTCAACCCTATTAG